In Crassostrea angulata isolate pt1a10 chromosome 6, ASM2561291v2, whole genome shotgun sequence, a genomic segment contains:
- the LOC128188965 gene encoding glutathione S-transferase 1-like, translating to MPKYVYHYFDIRGRGEPGRMLFAMAGIPFQDQRIPQSDWPQYKAKTPSGSLPYLEIDGEIMTQSLVIFRHLARCFGLDGENLLDKAKVDEIIEYLAEMKESIFSCFLGPQDEESQKKLKEKMAESVNKTCTQIERIIASNKSAEGWAVGKRLTFADIFIFEAFSIVLPAQPNILDKFPKIQTARRKMESHSLMKKYLSQRKETPF from the exons ATGCCAAAATACGTGTACCACTACTTTGACATACGAGGCCGGGGGGAGCCGGGGCGTATGCTGTTTGCAATGGCCGGGATACCTTTTCAGGATCAAAGGATACCCCAATCAGACTGGCCACAGTATAAAGCTA AGACACCGAGTGGTTCTTTGCCGTATTTGGAAATCGATGGAGAAATTATGACCCAGAGCTTGGTCATTTTTCGACATTTGGCGAGGTGTTTTG GCTTGGATGGAGAGAACCTTCTTGACAAAGCAAAAGTGGATGAAATTATAGAGTACCTGGCAGAGATGAAAGAATCTATATTCAGTTGTTTTCTGGGTCCACAAGACGAG GAATCGCAGAAAAAACTGAAGGAAAAGATGGCAGAAAGCGTTAATAAAACTTGTACCCAGATAGAGAGAATCATAGCCTCAAATAAAAGTGCAGAGGGGTGGGCAGTGGGTAAAagg cTTACCTTTGCAGACATTTTCATTTTCGAGGCCTTTTCTATCGTTTTGCCAGCGCAGCCGAACATCTTGGATAAATTTCCCAAGATCCAAACTGCCCGACGGAAGATGGAGTCTCATAGCTTGATGAAAAAGTATCTCAGTCAGCGGAAGGAAACGCCTTTTTAA